Proteins encoded within one genomic window of Gimesia chilikensis:
- a CDS encoding PAS domain-containing hybrid sensor histidine kinase/response regulator yields the protein MSYTFDRATQPDAVQQHFDLFLQHTTEGVWDWVDLDAQEQWWSPRFYELLGYCDQEIESSLDTFERLLHPEDAVQTMLGLRSALENSSRFEHNFRLRVKGGLYRWFRGQAQVLRDASGQAMRMTGSLSDIHERILLKAELEGTRLQAFRAREVKQAFLAMMSHEIRTPLSAILGFAEILSDSSEDAETISAANTIHTNGQYLLDTFNDFVDLSRIEEGKFDLKLQDCCPLTVIENVKSVAKRKADHKGLKLEIDLDQSLPTSIQSNPIRLRQILLNLMGVVINYTHEGTISLSVRKSEAAPSDQQMVFTIRNCGTGLNIEPINQIFAGRQLADLTSLTYPGGVGLSLSLARHLVRLLGGEITLQHAVDTGSIIEFTISTGTSCEIKPQQHSLSQRIHEHKTSRSGFGMLRQPCRILLVEDGIYNQRLIQYLLTKAGGSVTLAENGQQAVDQLGAALQNESDINEQFEVILMDIQMPLLDGYSATELIREMGFTNPIIALTANVMPGDREKCLQAGCDEYLTKPLDRKRLIQTINNLLKSRRQRMLQLK from the coding sequence ATGAGTTACACCTTCGACAGAGCAACACAACCAGACGCCGTTCAACAGCATTTTGACCTGTTCCTGCAACACACGACGGAAGGGGTCTGGGACTGGGTCGATCTCGACGCACAGGAACAGTGGTGGTCTCCCCGGTTTTATGAACTGCTGGGCTACTGTGACCAGGAAATTGAATCGAGCCTGGACACCTTCGAACGGCTACTGCATCCGGAGGATGCAGTACAGACGATGCTCGGCCTGCGATCTGCCCTGGAGAACAGCAGTCGTTTTGAGCACAACTTTCGCCTGCGGGTCAAAGGGGGCCTTTATCGCTGGTTCCGGGGACAGGCCCAGGTCCTGCGTGATGCTTCCGGACAAGCGATGCGCATGACCGGATCGCTGTCGGACATTCACGAACGGATTCTGCTGAAGGCAGAACTCGAAGGGACACGACTGCAGGCGTTTCGTGCCCGGGAAGTGAAACAGGCGTTTCTGGCGATGATGAGTCATGAAATTCGGACTCCTCTCTCCGCGATCCTGGGCTTTGCAGAAATCCTGAGTGATTCCAGCGAAGATGCGGAAACAATCAGCGCTGCAAATACAATCCATACCAACGGCCAGTATCTGCTGGACACATTCAACGACTTCGTGGACCTCTCCCGAATTGAGGAAGGTAAGTTCGATTTAAAACTTCAGGACTGCTGCCCACTGACGGTGATCGAGAACGTGAAGTCGGTCGCCAAACGGAAAGCAGACCACAAGGGGCTGAAACTCGAAATCGACTTGGATCAAAGTCTGCCGACATCCATCCAATCCAATCCAATTCGCCTCAGGCAAATCCTGTTGAACCTGATGGGGGTCGTCATCAACTACACTCACGAAGGAACTATCAGCCTTTCGGTCAGAAAATCAGAGGCGGCTCCTTCTGATCAGCAAATGGTTTTCACGATCCGTAACTGCGGAACCGGATTGAATATCGAACCGATCAATCAGATTTTTGCCGGTCGCCAACTGGCTGACTTGACCTCGCTTACTTATCCCGGGGGAGTCGGGCTGAGCCTTTCGCTGGCGCGACATCTGGTTCGTCTGCTGGGAGGAGAGATTACGCTTCAGCATGCAGTTGATACTGGATCGATTATTGAATTCACCATCAGCACGGGCACCAGTTGTGAAATCAAGCCACAGCAACATTCGTTATCGCAACGCATCCATGAACACAAAACGTCCCGTTCCGGCTTCGGCATGCTGAGACAGCCCTGTCGTATCCTGCTGGTAGAAGATGGAATCTACAATCAGAGGTTGATCCAGTACCTGCTGACCAAAGCCGGCGGAAGCGTCACCCTGGCTGAAAACGGGCAGCAGGCTGTTGACCAGTTAGGCGCAGCCCTGCAGAACGAGTCAGACATCAACGAGCAGTTTGAAGTGATCCTGATGGACATTCAGATGCCGCTTTTGGATGGCTATTCCGCGACGGAGCTCATCCGCGAGATGGGTTTCACCAATCCGATTATCGCACTCACCGCCAATGTCATGCCCGGCGACCGGGAAAAATGCCTGCAGGCCGGCTGCGATGAATACCTGACCAAACCACTGGATCGCAAGCGGCTCATTCAGACGATTAACAACCTGCTCAAATCCAGACGACAACGAATGCTGCAACTGAAATAA
- a CDS encoding YbaN family protein: MLRKSQPHQQQPECSSDSGLNLDRLAFDEIHPAFLDTLDEQTVPTVTGLRKAIYLVLAAFFFVLGVLGVALPVLPTTPFLLLTSYFLIRTSPRMNRALLRSPVLGQVLKEWQQDGGVRLSVKIQAITIVVLIVAATLIFSPLSVLLKSVLVALACVGILVVIRLPGLK; encoded by the coding sequence ATGCTTCGCAAATCGCAGCCGCATCAGCAACAGCCTGAATGTTCATCCGATTCCGGATTAAATCTGGATCGGCTGGCGTTCGATGAAATTCATCCTGCCTTCCTGGATACCCTTGATGAGCAGACCGTCCCCACGGTAACGGGACTGCGAAAGGCGATTTATCTTGTTCTGGCGGCATTCTTTTTCGTGCTGGGCGTGCTCGGCGTGGCACTGCCTGTGCTCCCGACTACGCCGTTCCTGCTGCTGACCAGCTACTTTCTGATCCGCACTTCTCCCCGGATGAACCGGGCACTGCTGCGTTCTCCCGTACTGGGTCAGGTTCTCAAAGAGTGGCAACAGGATGGTGGTGTGCGGCTGAGCGTCAAAATCCAGGCGATTACGATCGTGGTTCTGATCGTCGCCGCGACGCTGATCTTCTCGCCCCTCTCGGTGCTGCTGAAATCCGTGCTGGTGGCCCTGGCCTGCGTGGGGATCTTGGTGGTGATTCGCCTGCCCGGGCTGAAGTGA
- a CDS encoding TIM barrel protein, translating into MQRREFLKSGMLAGGAAVLGSTAAQAAESKEQKPFNLKYAPHFGMFKNAAGNDPIDQLKFAADQGFTAWEDNGMKKKPKELQQKIADTMEKLNMEMGVFVAHGSIGKLTFTRKDKAMWDEVLKDIKDSVEVAKRVNAKWMTVVPGNLDEGPRARLAEGYQTANVIELLRRCAEIFEPHGMVMVLEPLNWYANHGGVFLQGSPQAYALCKAVDSPACKILFDVYHQQITEGNLIVNIDQCWDEIGYFQSGDNPGRKEPGTGEINYLNVFKHIHSKGFEGIVGMEHGNSKPGKEGDMAVIEAYREVDQF; encoded by the coding sequence ATGCAACGTCGAGAGTTTCTTAAAAGCGGGATGCTGGCAGGGGGAGCCGCTGTGCTAGGTAGTACCGCTGCCCAGGCAGCTGAAAGCAAAGAGCAGAAGCCATTTAATCTGAAATACGCGCCCCACTTCGGCATGTTTAAGAATGCCGCGGGCAATGATCCCATCGACCAGTTGAAGTTCGCCGCCGACCAGGGCTTTACCGCCTGGGAAGACAACGGCATGAAGAAGAAACCCAAAGAGCTGCAGCAGAAAATCGCCGACACGATGGAAAAGCTCAACATGGAAATGGGCGTGTTCGTGGCGCATGGTTCCATCGGCAAGCTGACCTTCACCCGCAAAGACAAAGCGATGTGGGACGAAGTCCTCAAAGACATCAAAGACTCCGTCGAAGTTGCGAAGCGGGTCAATGCGAAATGGATGACCGTCGTTCCCGGCAACCTGGATGAAGGTCCCCGTGCCCGTCTGGCTGAAGGTTACCAGACCGCCAACGTGATTGAACTGCTCCGCCGCTGTGCTGAGATCTTCGAGCCGCACGGCATGGTCATGGTGCTTGAGCCACTCAACTGGTATGCCAATCATGGTGGTGTCTTCCTGCAGGGTTCTCCTCAGGCGTATGCCCTTTGTAAAGCAGTCGACAGCCCGGCCTGTAAGATTCTGTTCGATGTCTACCATCAGCAGATTACCGAAGGGAACCTGATCGTGAATATCGATCAGTGCTGGGATGAGATCGGCTATTTCCAGTCAGGTGATAACCCGGGCCGTAAGGAACCTGGTACGGGTGAGATTAACTACCTGAATGTATTCAAGCATATCCACTCCAAGGGATTTGAAGGTATCGTGGGAATGGAACATGGTAATTCCAAGCCCGGCAAAGAAGGCGACATGGCCGTCATCGAAGCTTATCGTGAGGTCGACCAGTTCTAA
- a CDS encoding TauD/TfdA family dioxygenase: protein MSDQSSVPDLPPAFEIPAAWKGAELFSRDDWLVHLDQRHLADLDSAVKIISSENLSQAEITPEHFPLPELGPLLRRVQHRLEHGSGACQIKRVPIENYSQEEREILFWLISVHLGTPVSQSATGEKLFHVRDEGFKVGQAQARGPNTSKRLSFHTDRCDVIGFLCIQQALSGGDNQLVSSVALFNEMRQRWPELTQTLMQPFYYLRHNVDTGNQKPFCRQPIFSMQDGHFAGSFLRVLIERAYASPDLPDMTPGQEQAMDQLEALAETPEMSVTFSQDPGDLLFLNNWVTFHRRDEFTDAEEPELKRHLLRVWLAVPNSRPLDPLFADNYGNTAAGSVRGGMPATAAP, encoded by the coding sequence GTGAGTGATCAATCTTCCGTCCCTGACCTGCCTCCCGCATTTGAGATTCCGGCTGCCTGGAAAGGTGCAGAACTCTTCTCCCGAGACGACTGGCTGGTTCACCTGGATCAGCGGCATCTCGCTGATCTGGACTCGGCTGTGAAGATAATCTCGTCGGAAAACCTGAGCCAGGCTGAAATCACCCCCGAACATTTCCCCCTGCCCGAACTCGGCCCCCTGCTGCGCCGGGTTCAACATCGGCTGGAACACGGATCGGGAGCCTGCCAGATCAAACGCGTGCCTATCGAGAACTACTCGCAAGAGGAACGCGAGATTCTGTTCTGGCTGATCTCCGTGCATCTGGGAACGCCTGTCTCTCAGAGCGCGACCGGGGAAAAGCTGTTCCATGTGCGGGACGAGGGTTTTAAGGTCGGACAGGCCCAGGCCCGCGGTCCGAACACAAGCAAACGGCTCAGCTTCCATACCGACCGCTGTGATGTGATTGGTTTTCTGTGCATTCAACAGGCCCTCTCAGGCGGCGATAATCAACTGGTCAGTTCGGTGGCTCTCTTCAACGAGATGCGGCAGCGGTGGCCCGAGTTGACGCAAACCTTGATGCAGCCGTTTTACTATCTCAGACACAACGTCGATACGGGAAACCAGAAGCCGTTCTGTCGGCAACCCATCTTTTCAATGCAGGATGGTCACTTTGCCGGCAGCTTTCTGCGGGTATTGATCGAACGCGCTTATGCTTCCCCCGACCTTCCCGATATGACTCCCGGGCAGGAGCAGGCCATGGATCAGCTGGAAGCACTCGCCGAAACGCCGGAAATGAGTGTCACCTTCAGCCAGGATCCGGGGGACCTGCTGTTTTTGAATAACTGGGTCACGTTTCACCGCCGGGATGAATTCACGGATGCGGAAGAGCCAGAACTGAAACGGCACCTGCTGCGGGTCTGGCTAGCGGTACCCAACAGTCGTCCACTGGATCCCCTGTTTGCCGATAATTACGGAAATACAGCTGCTGGATCTGTTCGCGGCGGCATGCCGGCAACCGCGGCCCCCTGA